One window of Acropora palmata chromosome 1, jaAcrPala1.3, whole genome shotgun sequence genomic DNA carries:
- the LOC141890410 gene encoding neuropeptide FF receptor 1-like — translation MTNMSLINEKPLPVNATLTTHRFMSPALYPGGSIFLLLRSYEEAKIAFMAILTVNLVVIILGIIVNVAICLVMLRKKRYQRNGSNFFILHLSVTELVYRLLVFPILIWLAVPSSAITTPLCNVLTIFSHIFGSVVFPSLVAIALDRYQNIAHPLKSLRLKRKPFRWVSLIWLYAAIASCPFSACIKSIPVSEIPEANGMNCQRDGDGCQDMKICDIEQSSLGQAATTLYFFIAFAVPVIVMVVLYTKIVTFLNKRSRNGMMHKLAARSKAKAVRMLIVALIGYVFSLGPAVVFSMVRSYGILDDNSFHVMLLVNWLFECASYTSSLGNPLIYAYYNGDFRREITQLCKRMNKTEGSSGVATVDLSQH, via the coding sequence ATGACCAATATGTCATTGATCAACGAAAAGCCGTTGCCAGTGAATGCAACTCTTACCACTCACAGGTTCATGAGCCCCGCACTTTATCCCGGTGGctctatttttcttcttcttcgctCGTACGAAGAAGCGAAAATTGCGTTCATGGCTATTCTGACTGTAAACTTAGTTGTAATCATACTCGGTATAATTGTCAATGTTGCTATTTGCTTGGTTATGCTCCGTAAAAAACGTTATCAAAGGAACGGTTCTAACTTCTTCATTTTGCATCTATCCGTGACAGAGCTCGTTTACCGCTTGCTGGTCTTTCCAATTTTAATCTGGCTCGCAGTTCCCTCGTCGGCCATTACAACTCCTCTATGCAATGTGTTGACTATTTTCTCTCATATCTTCGGCTCCGTTGTCTTTCCAAGTCTTGTGGCCATAGCATTGGACAGATATCAAAACATTGCACACCCTTTGAAATCCTTGAGACTGAAACGCAAGCCGTTTCGTTGGGTTTCTCTGATTTGGTTGTATGCTGCCATCGCATCATGCCCTTTCAGTGCCTGTATAAAAAGTATTCCGGTGTCCGAAATTCCTGAAGCCAACGGAATGAACTGTCAGCGTGACGGAGATGGCTGTCAGGATATGAAGATTTGCGACATTGAACAGTCATCCTTGGGCCAAGCGGCAACAACGCTGTACTTTTTTATTGCGTTTGCCGTTCCAGTGATTGTTATGGTCGTTTTGTACaccaaaattgtcactttccTGAACAAAAGAAGTCGCAATGGAATGATGCATAAATTGGCGGCGCGATCAAAGGCCAAAGCAGTGCGCATGCTCATTGTAGCCTTGATAGGTTATGTCTTTTCCCTGGGGCCCgctgttgttttttccatGGTAAGATCATACGGAATTTTAGACGATAACTCGTTTCATGTCATGTTACTGGTCAACTGGTTGTTCGAATGTGCTTCGTACACAAGCTCTCTGGGGAATCCTTTGATTTATGCGTATTACAACGGAGACTTCCGACGGGAAATTACTCAGTTGTGCAAAAGGATGAACAAAACCGAAGGCTCAAGTGGAGTAGCCACAGTTGATTTGTCGCAACATTGA